The sequence TCTAACCAAATCTGTGGGCTCTACAGTCAAGACAACGGATAAAACACTCTACTTTGATTGAGAGTCACTTCCAGTGAAGCCTCCTTGTTGCTATTGTGTAACACGTGCGGTTGACTCCGTCACACTAGCGGGAGGAATTGCGTCTCGGTGTGATACACTGCACGACTTCCGGTGACACGAATGACACACCTCGACACACGTCGACCACCACGCGCGTCAACAACTCACTCGTCACCTCGCTCTTGACCGCAAACTGTAGGTTCGTCAGACCGTCAGCGGTTTGCCTATTACGACTGTAAAACGAGAATCACGACAAACGTAATCAACAGTTATGAGCAATCATTGTCTACCTCTGAGTTAACAGCTGGTTGTTCCTGAAACTCGAACTGTAATCTCTCTCTCCATGCTCTAGTGACCTATACCGTCCTAAACACTTATCTCCAAAGCTTGGTTCCGGCCTGTGCAGCTGGAAACCACTGTTTAAAATTCTAAAGGCAGAAATTTGTCAGTACAGTATAATGTATGATAGCTAATTAACACCAATAACCTTCTGTACAAatcatcatcttcctttcccCAGCCGAAATAGACATTCGCCATCCCATTCATCTTTTCATACTGTTCAATGGTGAACAATATGACTCCGCCACAATACCACGAGAATGGAAGCTTGTAACCGAACTGTTGAACTAGAGCAGAATTCAACAGAAATTATACAATAATCCATTCGGACTGAATACAAGGCATTGTCATACCACAAGTTGCCAGATGTGTTGGGTTTCTCTCTGGATAACCATAAGGATTCTGATTATTCAACGGTAGCATATCAACATCATGAAGGCAGATGTAATCGAATCCTCGCTCTTTAGCCAACTTGAACCCAATGTTGCTGCAGTCAGAACAACATACCTCTGGTACTAGTCTGTGGTCAAGGTCTGCCCTATTTACCTGAGTTTGGCTCTATTGAAGAAGCCGATTGGACTTTGCTCAACAACTAATATTTGAAATGACAAGCTCTGATTGGTCAGGAAGGGCACCATGTGCTGCATTAGGATAGATATTTTACTGCTTCTGTTAGGTAACCATCAATTAAAGTCTGCTAGGCATATCTATTGTCTACAGTTGCTTGATTAGTAACCACTAAAGGACAGCTGTCACAAATCAAGTTGTTGACTACTGTCAG is a genomic window of Corticium candelabrum chromosome 11, ooCorCand1.1, whole genome shotgun sequence containing:
- the LOC134186329 gene encoding beta-1,4-galactosyltransferase 3-like, producing MARLRRLVKYLVACLLLISCCCALLLFWESSRKSSVLPGSRATSSRTSRAQNAEIRPQTTHRAVGAGTERHEAVVGGVRVRGKGVAEEERATGGERRGKGAGHRLAVVIPFRDREAHLKEFVKHMVPFLTNQSLSFQILVVEQSPIGFFNRAKLSNIGFKLAKERGFDYICLHDVDMLPLNNQNPYGYPERNPTHLATCVQQFGYKLPFSWYCGGVILFTIEQYEKMNGMANVYFGWGKEDDDLYRRILNSGFQLHRPEPSFGDKCLGRYRSLEHGERDYSSSFRNNQLLTQSRNRQTADGLTNLQFAVKSEVTSELLTRVVVDVCRGVSFVSPEVVQCITPRRNSSR